The Fusarium falciforme chromosome 12, complete sequence DNA window GTTCGCAGCAATTCCAGTAAGAATCGACGCAGCGCCATCCACATGGCTCGCCGCTCTCATGTACTCATCTGACACGGGCTCACCAAACAGATCATTCAACAGGATCGCATCACCGCCGCCGTGAGCGCCCACACTCTCTTCAATCTCAATCTCTCTGGGCTTCTCAAACAGCGGTCGCAGCACAATTTTCCGGCTCTCGAGTGAACCTTCGAGGGATTGGTCCCCGCCGGAATTGACATAGCTGTTTTCTACAACTTCCACCTCCAATCGTCCACCTGTGCCGTTGAAGCTGACGCGGAATCCTTCCCAGGGTGCATATGCTGTGAGCGAATAAGTGAGGCTCGCGCCGTTGCGATAAGTCACCAGCAGATTCATCGTATCTTCGATGCtgatgccatcgccaaaCACACTCTGGTCGCGGTAGTAGCTATCCTCGTGCTCAGCATCAAGGTACATGGCCTTTAGCTGAGGATTCTGATCCAAGTGCAGCGCAAAGGGGTCCGACTTTGCGGCCTCGCTTCCATGAGCACGAGAGTAGAACTTGGTCTCGCCGCGCTTCTCTGCATTCTCGCGACCGTAGAAGGCGAGGTTTCCCATCGCGTAGACGGTCTGAGGTCGTGTCTGAAGCCAGAAGTTGACAAGGTCAAAGTGGTGGGTCGATTTGTGGACCAGAAGGCCACCGCTGTTGCGCTTGTCGCGATGCCATCGGCGGAAGTAGTCGGCTCCGTGGCTGGTGTTGAGCATCCATTCTACACTCAGGTTAGCCGTGAAAGTATGTGCGCTCCTTGTTTGCTCACCAAAGTGCACACTTGTCACCTTGCCGATGGCCCCAGAGCGCAGGATCTCAAAGACCTTGGTATTGTGAGGCGCATAGCGGTAGTTAAACGTGACTCGGACTTTCTGCCCAGTTCTTTCAACAGCAGAGAAGATCTCTTTGCATCTCAGCGCGTCAATAGTCATGGGCTTCTCAGTAATGACATTGCAGCCCAGCTCCAAGGCTCGGACAATGTAAATGTTGTGCGTGCGGTCCATAGTCGTGACAAGAACCTCATCAGGCTTGGTCTCTTGGATcatcttgtcaaagtcggcaGCCAGGTAGGTCGGGACCTCGCCGTGTCCCACAGCCTTGAGCTTTGAGTTGGCATAGTTCATGCGCGTCTGGTTGGTATCGCAGAAAGCAACGATGCATGAGGTTGCGCTGTAGTCGGTGGCGATGGCCGAGTAATAGAAGCTGGATCGGCCTCCGGTGCCAACGACGGCGTATCGTTTCCTGGCTACGCTCTTGTCCGCCATGGTGATAGACTCGTGTATGGAGCTGTCTAGGTTGTGGTGAGGTTGCAGCAAGCCCAGGTGGTTGGAGAGAACGGGAATAAGAACGACCGTTGCACTGGATACCCGAAGCAAATAAGAAGCAATCCTCCTCCCtcaagaagaggagaagctcggtATCTGTTATCCCGGCCCCCAACATCAACCCCCAAACTTGTCAGATCCCCGCTCTTGGCCATTTGACGTGGCGGATCAACGCGGGGTCGGGCAACCTTGTTGAGTAGAAGCATTGGATGTTCGGATCGTGAGACCCCAGAATTCCACATGGTTTCTGGGGTGCAGGTCCCTCATTTCGGCCGAAGTGAGCCATTGTTACCGTTACCGTAACCTCGGGGTAGCTTGGGGCTCTGCTCTCCAAGCAGCCGGGATGCAGGGTCGTGGCAATCATGGCCCGAAGCTTCTTAAGCCATATCTCTCCCATGCTCGGAAAACGCTTCCCGCTGTGTATCCATCTTCTCATCATTAGTCCCAAAGGAGGTCGTCTCGCGAACCAGCAGTGTGTTGGTTCCTATCAAACCCACAGCGCAATGCCCACCATCGCCGGCATTATCATACTCAGAATAGCTAGAGTCAGCCGATTTCACAATTCCCTGATGAAACTTGAATAGGCCTTTTTTAATTCTGTGGTAGATTTAGTCCTATTTCCTATTCAATGATAAAACATATGTCCCTTCTTTCCgcttggctgctgccaacAATTGATTTCATTCCTCACCACTTTTTCATGCTTTTCGCAGTTTAACCAACAAACATGAAGACAACACCCAACAAGTCAATTTTTAGGAAATATTTTACAATTAGCGCTTTTAATTGCTCACAAAATGTCTATCAGGCTCATTTTAACGCGCTTTATCGCCCTTGTTCTAGACATTATTATGAAAACACGTTCAAGTCTAGGGTAGCCATATAACCCTGTGCGTCATCAAAACACCAAGAATTGCTTTTCCGTGGCTTGAAATGACGTAGCGCCGGGTCATTCAAGTTCCATTCCCCCTGTATATCAAGTTGCCCCCCTTCGGTCGCGTTCAACCAAACGCGTCACAATTACCTCGCTCTTGATATTCGCAATATCTTTTCAAAAATGCCGCCCAAGTCAACAAGAGCGAAGAATAAGCGTCCCCTCGAGGAGGGAGACGACAATGCGCGTCAGTCCAGGTCCAAGACCGCAAAGACTACCGAGACATCCGGCGATCAACCTCCCGACGACAATGGTGAGGGTGCTCAGACTCAACAGCCCTCCCGGGTGCGCCGCATCGCGAGGGGGCCCAAGGGAGAGATTTTCTTGCCCGAAGTCATGCCGCAAGAGTGCGCAAAGGTCATCAAGGACATCCCCATGCCTGGAGGTTGGGTTCGTGGCATTGATGCTACCCCCGATCGAAGTATGACACTCACCTCTCGTGAGTGGTGGGAGGAGTTCGGACCTTGGTTGGAGGAacacaagaagaagctgaagctctCTGCTGCCGactggaagaagagggatGAGGCCCTGAAGAAAGATCCTGAGCTCGTCCCCGAAGATGAAGGGAATGACGATTGGGATTTTATCTGTTGCTCTAAGCCCAACGTGGAATCTCGGCGAGACGAGTACgaaggggaggaggaagacgaagatgatgatgaggatgatgatgaggaggacgatgaagaggaagaagatggcggcgAGGGCAATGACAacggcaaaggcaaaggtAAAGACAAAGGTaagggcaagaaggccccggagaagaagcccattGGCAAGCTTGCTTCTCTTCACCCTGAGTGGCCATGGGTCTTCACTGTGCTTGGCAGGGACAGAGTTAGATGGTGGATTCAAGAGGCCACGAAGCGCGACCAGGACAACTTCGAGCTGCACTTCTACAACGACTTTACTTGGTATGGTGCGctcgaggtcgtcgaggccatTGTAAGTTTGTCCGCTCATTGGCTTCGCCCATCTGCTAAAGTATGGAATAGATTTCAACTTTCGACGCCGCATTCAAGCCCAAGGCGAGCTATCGCGACTGGTGGCCCGAGGTCGAAGGTCTCATCCTGGGTCTTTACAGCACCTTTCTCGAATTCGAAAGTGAGAAACCTAGTCACTCATTCAATGTTCCTTTGCTCACCATACATAGTGTGCGACGACGGTGAACGCACCAACAAGATCATCCAACTGATCGGCTACATGGTCGTCGCAGCCGTGGAAgccctcaagaaggagggagTCTTCAAACCAGACTCCGAGATCCGTAACCTCGGCCTCGTTCTCGCCATGTTCATCCAATTCGGCCATGGGGAGATAGAGTACGGGATTGATGAAGAGAACTGCTCGTGGGCATACAAGCTCCTTGACATGGCTGATGAAGCCGGGATTGATCTCACCGGGCCACCTGGGTACGAAAAGGCTATCAAGAAGATTATCGACGAGAGGGAccgcaaggccaaggccatgaagaAGTGGAACAATGTGAACTGGGCCACCAAGGTGAGTGCACTTGAGCGGTGAGGTTGCAAAGACTGACACATGCCAGCTGAGAGGTTACACCTCGAAACACGGCGGAAAGACGCATTTTGGAGGTCACCAATACGACATTACTAGAAAAACCGCAACTGAGAGAAAGAGGCATTCATTGGAGTACGTGATAACATCGATGATTATTCGTGTTGGAGACTAACCTGTAATCCCAGCGCTGGCGGAGGCTGGGACCTGATGTAATTTCGAAAAGTGGATTGCACAACTCTGTCAGTTGTGCCAAGGAGAATGCCTGAAGTGTGTACTATGTTGGTGGTCTGGAGGGTAGGTTGACGAGCTTGTTGGTGGTAGGGATGAACTGGGCTTGGTTGAGTTGAACTATTTGTACGAGGAGACTGACTGTATGATAATTCCCGAAGGATTGACCCGTGTCTGTATTGTTTCTGAACTTGAGCACACATTCTTGAGCAGTTGACAACAAGGAAGCCCAGAGATACTCATCTAGAGAATGTATCTAAAGTTCCTGTTCTGAACATCCgtctcatcaacatcaagcaGCGTTCCATCCGTACTGAGATCCACCTGTCGGGTTTCCTCTGGGTCTCTCTGCACGCCCTGCTCCTTGTCTCGGCGGTTATTCTCCCACGCGAGATAGAAACGcatggcgacgacgagaacgATGGTGATAGCGAAGCAAGCCAGGATGGTCGTGTATGCAGTCTGGGAGAGTCAGTGACCTTGACCTGCGAGATTGAGAGGACTGGACTTACATGGTAACTTGGGGCTTCAGTACTGATGAAGAACTGGGGTCCACTCAGGTTTCCAGCACAATAACCCAAGAAGATCATTGCCATGACAGTTGACTTCTTGGTGAAGCCCGCAATGTTGCTTGCCGACAAGGACATCATCAGAGGGAAGGCGGGCGCAACAGCCATGATGAGCCAGAAGCCAGCAAGACGAgcaagcttctcctcgtttGGCAAAAGCTTGATCATGAGAATTCCACCGATGGCCATGAGATATGTCAACACGAGGGCGACGTGGCGAGACTTGCGCACATATGAAGTGAAGATGGCGACCAGGAGGACAGTCGTGAGCTGGAAGGCAGAAGCAGGGAGACCCATGAGGATGGTCTGGTACTCATCGTAGCCGAAGCTCTTGATGACAATGGTGCTGAACTATTTCAGAGTTAGAATGCACGAAGCACTCGGTGAACGGGTTGGAGGGGACGTACGCTAGTTGTTCCTCCGTTGGGCACGCAGATGacgaaggaaaagaaaaagaaccACCAGGCCTTGACATCCTTCATGGTCTCGATGAACTGATCGCGATCCCACTTCTTCGTCTGTGTCGTTCTCTGGAACTTCTTAGGACGGAGGGATGCAAACTCGCGTTCGGAGGGCGTCAAGAACGTGGCATTAGAGGGAGAGTCTGGGAGGAAAAAATAAAGGAAGATGGACCATGCGATTGTGATCAGGCCAAAGATGAGGAATAGCATCTGTTCGTGTTAGCAAGGCATCAACTCCAGCCGAGTGGCTTATACCGACCTTCCACTGAGCAAAATGTCCATCGTAGCCCAGAATGCCATATGCGATCATGGCTCCAATAATACTCGCCGAGGCATTTCCAGCAAACCAAAAAGAGTGGCGAGAGACGTGTTCGTGAGGCGTATACCACATGCCGGTAATAAGAGAGAATCCCGGGCTAATAGCGCTTTCAAAGACACCAAGCAACAATCGAAGAACCATCAGGCTTGCGTAATTTGACGCAACAGCGTGCAGTGTGAGAACAACCCCCCAAATGAGCCTGTCTGTGGTCAGCGTATGGAGTCAAGTGGATTCCGGCATGGTTAGCTTACATCAAGATGCTGAGATACTTGCCAAGGGGAAACTTGACGAAACCGAGGGAGATGGGGTAAGAAGCAACAAGGTAGCCGATGTAAAAGATACTGGAAGCCCAGCTGAACTGCTGGCCCTTGAGGTGCTTTATGGTGTCAGCTGGATACTCCATTTGTGCAAGGAGAGCATATCTTACCAGCTCTTCTCGTAGTCCCAAGATGGCGCTATATGCTAGACTGGTTTCTGCAAACTGTGAGTGCCCATGACGGGATCAGTGGCAGCGAAAAACGTACTGTCAAGATACTGAAGGCCATAGCTGACAATCAGAAGAGGCATGAGTCTGGTAATACCGTTAGTCCGAGGCGACTTCAAAAGGATTGGGGTTTCTTACCGCAAGTCGATCTTGCGAACcaacttcttctcatcctctgGACTGAGTGTGTCCACAGTGCCGCAGCCATGTTTATCACTCATCTCATAATCGCCAGGAGAGACCTTTGTGTCCACCTTGTCGTCCATGTCGCAATTGTTGATGAGTAGCCAGGAGAgcaatgttgatgttgagtgATCCTTGAGACAACCGATGGGACCACACCTGTAGTTATAGCCCGTCACAAAGGCACAAACCTTATCATCGGCTACGCTAGATTCGAATCTGGGTCTGATCACCGGTTCAAAATCTGGGGTCCTTGACTCGTTACCCCAGACTCGACGCGTCCCTTGATTGGTCAGTTTAATCGACTAGACAAGATCCCAGGATAGGGGCGATATCCGCTATCAACACCTCGGTTATCAGTGATTGTGCCTTGCTTGGGTCATGGTTCACATTAGGAGATTCATATGGTGCAGGGAGAATTAGATATCATTGTATCCGCCACTGACTAAACGTCGGACCGCCCGCATGGTGATTCCCGACGACCCCTTAGCCGACTGCACGAGCTGAAAGATGCCCTTGATTGCGGGATCTGAAATACTCGCCGAGATCCAGTCTCTATGTATGGGATCATGTGTTTCGATCCCTGCAATCAGGAGCGCCCACTGGAACCGCTCAAGGAGCTGCACAGGCCCAGCCGCCACCGTGTAATACGCCGTCGTCAACAAGTCCTTTAGAGCGCTTTGCACTTCGGAGGGAACGGGAAGTTCCCCAAGAGCTGAATTCTTACTACGAACCAGGTAGATCTCAAGGGCGTGGAATATTGTGACAGCAACGAGTGCCATTAGTGGCGTGGTCGAAGCCTGCTGGGCTCCCTTGGCCGCCAACTCAAAGATGAAAGATTGTTCCTACGGCCATGAATCAGTGCACCGTTCAAAAATTGAGGGAATGATCACCTACCTCTCGTATACGGTCGAGCTTCCGCTTGATGCCCAGATCCATACCCAGTGTTTGGGCTTCACTGCCTTGGCTGTACCGGTTGATCTCGCGCTGAATTGTGATGAGCGCAAAGTAAAGATCGAGAATCATCCTGTGAGGGTTCCTTGATGAGTTTTGAAACCCTGTCCACATGTTTCTATGGTCATTAGAGAAAGGCAGCCTCGAAAGCTGCCATATCCTTTGCCTTTTCTCATGGTTCTCATCCACATAGATGGCGAATGCCTCCCCACATCCAAAGAAGCCGCAAAATACATCTCGATCATAGATGTAAGTCAGGATCCGGGACAAAATAACAGGCTCAGATGTCCTGCCATCGGATGTCCCACTGGCGCACAGTTCGTCCAAAGCAAAGGCCCTTACGTAGACGAGGACTGAGGCGCTCAGCTGTCTTAACCTTTCCACATCGAACGGACGACGTCGCATCCAAAACATGTATAAATACAAGAATGAGAGCATCATGGCAATATGGTTTGTTTGTGCGAATGCCTCTAGTTGTTGGGTGAATAGCTGAGAGCCGTGTTGGAAGTGAAGGTACGACTCCAGCGGAGGTCGGTCACTATAGCCTTGATGAATCGCCAACTCGCTGTGAGAGAAGGCAAGGAGAAGGTGTAATGCCATTCTGTTCTGGATGGCGAAATCTAGGAAGAGCATGTGTGACGATACTGCAGCCACTTGTGTTGACTTCATGGGCGCCAGCACAGTTCGATGGAAGGCGACTGCTTGGGAGTCGCTGGTGCCGATTGAAGGGGCTGGATCCATGGGGAGGGTGAAGGAGATGGACGACAGGGCCGAGAATAGGCTGAATGAGGGAAATGGGAATAATGTTAGTTGAGTGCTCAGATCAATTTCGTCTTGGTGGTTCTGTTGCTCTCGACCGACGTCGATAGTATCATCTGGCAGCAGGGCAAGATCTGAGAGATCGGCAATAGGCGCGAAAGGCACTATGGGCGATGGAATAAGTGACAGGCCTGCCAAATCTGAACCAGGACTTTCCAGTTGCTGATCTAGAAGCTCACCATCTAGCAGAGCAGCAGGCGATAGTTCAACTTGGCTGGGCGGTTCGGAAACATCCTGCGTACTCTCTTCAACTTCTTTGGCAACGATATTTGGCGGTGTCCAACTGGGTCGGTCCTTGATGGGCCCGAACCCCCGTCTTCTGGACGCAAGCGACGGTTTCGAAGAAGTCCATTCACACTCGAGCTTAAGGCGAATACAGCGACCACAGTTTGGGTGTTTCTCATCACATTTGACTCTTTTTGTCAAGCAGGTCTGGCAGCCTACATGGACTTAGCAGGGAGGGACACAATTGAAGGGCGcgcgcttggccttggactcACCATTCTTGGAGCGCCCGCCTCGTTCAATACGTCGGCGCTTCTTTGGCTGGGCGCTCGACTGATCTTCCATATCACCATCTGCAAATCCGAGAGGGATGACCTGCTCGTTGCGGGCGGCGAAACACTCTTGACTCTTGGGTGGCTAAGTGGAGCGAGCGCTGATCTTTCCCCCGCTCCGACTCAACTCTCGTCGATTAAACTGACGAATCAGAGGCGAGGCGCTATCAACCTTCGGCGCACAGATGTTGTCAGGGGCACCTGATATCGGCGGACTGTATGAGTCCAAAAGGTCAGTACGGTCGGGTAAGGGTCTTGTCCgaatcttcctcctctcgtTTGATCCTTTGTTTCCTTTCCCCAATTTATCTCCTCTCTTACCCTCTGTTCACTCATTCATACCTATACTCTGTCAGTCACCATGGGTAACTCCATCTCTTATACCACTACCGGCTGCCGAGTCGACCTCCCCAACAACGCTGGGACTCTCAAAGGGCTTCAGTTTGACTCCAAAACTCGTAGATTTGCTGGAGTTCCCTACGCTCAACCTCCCGTGGGCAATTTGAGATGGCGCAAACCTCAACCATTCCCCAAGCACCACCAGTACTCGGCATCAGACGGTACACCATACGATGCTACCGTCTTTGGCCCAGTGTGTCCTCAAGCCAACTACTCCAAGACAGTCAGCGAGCACGTCCCCAATCACATCTATAGTGAAGACTGCCTCCGACTCAATATCTGGACGCCAGTTCCGGATCCCAACATCCCCAATCAAAAATGGCCCGTGATGGTGTGGTTCCACGGTGGATGGTTCCAAGTTGGAGATCCCAGCCAAGAGCAGAGCATGGATCCCACAGAACTCATCTCTACCGGCAAACTAAATGCCGTATTTGTGGCTGTTGGATACCGGCTCAACGTCTTTGGCTTCCTCGCCGGTCGCGCCCTGCTAGAGGAATCTGGCGGACAAGCTTTCGGTAATTATGGGCTCTGGGATCAACGTCTCGCCATGGACTGGGTATACGAGAACATCGCAGCCTTTGGCGGCAATCCAGAGAACATTGTCTTGGCTGGAAGAAGTGCTGGAGCTTATTCCGTTCTTGCCCAGACTCTGTACGATTTTCGAGGCAAAGAGTCACGCAACCGTTTCCGACGATTGGTCATGTATTCAAATGCTATCCCTACCCAACCCAAGACGCCAGAAGATTGCGAGCAGCAGTTTGATGAACTGTGTGAGTACTTTGGCGTGTCAACGCAGCTTGATGGAGTTGAGAGGCTCCGCAAGCTACGAGACATTAGCTCTGAGGATCTCTGTGCAGCCATCATGGAGCTGAAGAACCACACTTTCCG harbors:
- a CDS encoding Carboxylic ester hydrolase, coding for MGNSISYTTTGCRVDLPNNAGTLKGLQFDSKTRRFAGVPYAQPPVGNLRWRKPQPFPKHHQYSASDGTPYDATVFGPVCPQANYSKTVSEHVPNHIYSEDCLRLNIWTPVPDPNIPNQKWPVMVWFHGGWFQVGDPSQEQSMDPTELISTGKLNAVFVAVGYRLNVFGFLAGRALLEESGGQAFGNYGLWDQRLAMDWVYENIAAFGGNPENIVLAGRSAGAYSVLAQTLYDFRGKESRNRFRRLVMYSNAIPTQPKTPEDCEQQFDELCEYFGVSTQLDGVERLRKLRDISSEDLCAAIMELKNHTFRPVTDNVFIHPGIFEYYRDGSFAAEFKKRGLKIFIGEVLDEDTLYAVTNPPEPNPASLRLQISNYYSPETTDRLLKHYTLPQTKNKRDWQQMFGRIVADGQVRAPSRDLVNNLVQNGVHIQNVWRYLIAYRLSFITNEVAPASFGVSHAMDRPIWNYSITHGPTIAERELMDDWIRDLCAFVRGEEGHKYGTTEPDEYKVMTPEGTIRIQKDPRWGELLELAGTFSGSKK